GGCCCCTGCAAGCTGGTTACAGTGCCAGTAGCTGCAGGGACCCGGGGAGAGACAGCAGAGTAGAAAGGGCTCCATGAACTGCTGCCCCTCGCCACCGGTGGTAGCACAATGCCGCCAtgtgaatttattttaaaacacagaAATTGACAATAACTACCTGTAAACCAAGCTTTACAAATTTCTTAGCAAAATATTACTTTCAAAGACATCACAAAAAATCTTTGTCCAACTTAAGCATCTTTGCTAGAATATTTGACGGAAGTCACAGATACTTTGTCTTTGTGAAACAATCCCcaggtgtgagtctgtgtgtgtgtttgtgcacactTTCCTGACATCAGACCCAGCTTTCATCTGTCTGTGGTGAACAATAAGGCACtatctcattcacacacaaacacatttattttccatGCAGCCCTGAAAACAAGACAGAAGAACAAAGAGAATATCTAAAGCATATCCTCAAAATTAACAACTCAGTTCAATTCTTCATTCAAAAAAAAGATGCCAAACATCAaaagtgtgttgttgtttttttattgaggTAGCACTACGAAAACAAGAAGTCAGTGAAGTTGTTTACTATGCTCATATTTTTAATTAAGCGAGCCAGAGCTGCCTAGGATGGAAAATGTGCTCTATTCAGTGGAACGGATACTTCAGCCATGATGAATGAGCTGTCATCTTCAATTGTTGCTAAACCTCTGTCTCCTTGACACCCAGCAAATCCCACTGCAGCTAGTCTGTTTTACGGCTCCGCAAAGTcccaaggtcaaaggtcatgtaGGTATGCTAATGTGGGTATGggtcacataaacacacaatcTTCAGTCTGTTCAAGCTGTGGCACAGAGAGCTGATTTTGCTATCACTGAAACCCACTATCAGGAGTGCACTAAATAAGAAAACCACTTTATGTTTGAATCAATATCAGATCACCACTGCTAGATTTAAAAGAACAAAGTTAAGGACAGAtgctgctgctgtagatgtTTCTCAGACAGCAGGGTATTACTCTGGAGTTTCTGAGAATCCCTAGAAGGGAGTGGGATAAAGAGGCCCACAGAGGAGGGGTGTTTGATAGTACAGTGGTGTGACAGGTGATGTTACTGTGGTCCAATTCACACTCGCTACGCGGAGTAATCCTATTTCTGCTATAATGGACATGAAATGTGAATCTCTGCAGTGAAGATGACAGAAGAATCTTCACTCAGACACAATTGGGGAAAGCGTTGAAGTTGTTACCTGCAGTAACTACCCAAATCGCATCCATCCATacacttctgcttatccttcTCACGGTTGGGTGTTGGAGCCTAGCCAGGAGCTAACGTTTTAACTCATTGTAGGGTATCTCCCTCTCTCTTGTGctcacatttattaaaattatcagAGGGGACCAATGGGGGGTGGCCAGTGCACCACCCCTTGGTGATGCCCCTGATCCTGGCTGCCAAAGCACCACCACGTTCTACAGAGGGActatcgagagcgtcctgagcagctgcatcactgtctggtttggTAACTGCACCGTATCGGATCGCAATGCCCTACAACAGATAGTGAGAGCAGCTGAGAAGATCATTGGAGCTTCTCTTCCCTCCATCACAGACACTCATAGCACCTGCTCCATCTGCAAAGCTaccagcattgtggaggaccccACGCACCCGGTACCTTCTGCAAAGAGGAACAGTTTTGTTCATGTCCAAGCATCCGGGCCCTCACTGCCAGACTGcggaacagtttcttcccccaagccgtcagactcctgaacactcagcgACTAGAATGAGACCACACACGCATACCTTCATACATGTTACTACCAAGCACTTATCTGcagaatcacacacacacacacacacacacacacacacacacacacacacacacacacacacacacacacaccttcagaCAGCAAGTTCCTTTTTGCACAATACTCAgtattttgcacatttccattGCACTGTCTCGTGTCTGTATCATCCTGTTCTGTCTCGTGTTGCACggtcttgtcttgtttttttgcaacttttgcaCTCGTGTCACTCTGTGCTGTACCACAGTACATGGTTGAAATGACAATACaagccacttgacttgacttcacataaaaacagtgaaatatagatagatatagatcaTTTAAATGAAGAATGAGACACTGCTGGGTCATATGGTGTCTTTGAACATTTGAAATTTTTCCACAATTTGTAgaattttttttgcagattgatGAACCTCTGCTCATTACTTCTGAGAAGCTCTGCCTCAGtaagatgctctttttaaaCCCAGTCACAGTGCTGATCTGTAGCCAGTTAACCTAATCAGTTCCTGTTTCCTTACTTTGTAGTTTACTAAGTACTTTGCactctcagtttaaacatttcatatgttttctattatttgtttttaatcacattttataCAGCAGCCTAACTTTTCTTGAAACTGATGATGTCATTCAATTAGTTAAATTCTTATTTACAACTGTATGCTTggtagtgttttttttctcctattgAACAACAATGACTTTTGTAAGTAAAATATAATAATCATAAATTTCTAAAAGATCCACGTTATTTGAAACCATAATTTCAATTTGATTATGTAGAACAAGAAAGGGAAAACCAGTGTTCAATCTGTCTCTGTTCCCAGTATACTGCATCTTGTCATTGCAGTGAGTGATTTCTAGTGCAGGTTTATTACAGCTATATTGCGTTTGATCAGTAAGGTCGTGAAACCTCATTGGTTTGGAGGTGTTCTTGTCATCGTCCTTATCTTTGTCTcgtgaaaaacacatttacaagcAGTGCCTGCAAAATACCAGCCTGAGCTCTCACATCACTCTTGCAGTGATCTTAGCAGTGCGACCTCTCTTTGAAGTGAAGCAGGAGTGCCAAATTTCATCCCTCTGTCCCATTTATCTGACTGACTGCTGACTGATTGAGGTCTCATTCTTAAGAAATGCTTCTGTAGCCCTTCCCACTCTTTTCTGTCCTTTGATATTTATCATTCTAACAGATCTGTGCTCTGAAGAGCAGCCATGGCTAGCAATCAGGAGAATTTCAGTTATTACAGCAAATGGAATGACACTCAAACCCATATTATTACGTTTGTTTAAAGAAGCAAAACATCCCATTTTGCTTAAATATCTTtgagtttatttctttttactcGAGTATTAATTTTCTCAAAGAGTGATACAATTTTACAGCAAAATAAAGCGGCTCTTTATTTGGACTCGGTTGGAAAGAGACCTTGGAATTACAAGAAAGAGAAACCCTGTTGGAGGCGGATCATAGCACAGCCAGACCTGACCCATTTTAAAATACCAACACACTGAACCCAAAACAGAAAGCAGCATAATGCACTGTCATCATCAGTTAATGAGCAGACACAGTGGGCAAGTGATATAATGCTTGAGAGGCTTCTAGTAAGAGCCAATATGTAGGGTGCCAACAGCTAAAAAGGAGGAAATAGTAGCTTGTAATTTCTCCTGATATACTCTCCTGAAATATTTTCCCCTTCATTAGTTCCTTTACAACCTCTTCTAACCTCTCACCATAAACTGTGTTTCATAGTCTGAAATTGATGTCCACAAAGAATtcttaaaaaaagccaaaaggaAGTCCACTCATTTAAATCAAGTCTTTCTTCGTGTCCAGCTTCACATCATACTCACTATAAGCAATTTCCTTTGTCTTTGCCACCTCCCTCTTTGCTGTACACCTAGCCTCCTAATAGTAGTTCACCATTACTATCCCATGTTTTCCTAGCTAACCTGTTTGTGTTCTTTCCTCTGTCAGGAGGATATACCAAACACTGACAGTTCCCCTCAGCAGCTGTACTTTCCCAGTGATCTGGTAACACTTCCCTATCAACCCAGAACCTGTCTCACCTCCAACTCTGTGCAACATTCTTCCTTCTTCAGCTTCCACTCTTTAATCCTTGCCTTTGCCTACACCTACACCTCCAACCTACAGGTTAGCATTCAGCTCACCATTCTCTCCTTGACACCATTCTTTAAGACAGCTGTGGAGGACTCCTTAGTGCAGCagcccccaaccttttttgcgccacggactggtttatttctgacaatattttcacagaccggccttgtcgcggataaatacaataaattaaAACCAGTGCTTGTACCAAGAAAAAaggagatttattcataacacatgggaaaagacccagggaaaccaagttaacgataaaaaccctgaaaaccatgaatttcacacccgaacctcaactctcgtggcccagTACCAAACCGCTCCGGTccatggcccgggggttggggaccgctgccttagTACACGCTGGATTCCTTAGTGGCAGCTGAGAATTGTTTACAGCCTACTTGTGTATTGTTGCTGTCCATTTCCATCCCTTCATAGCCACAATGCAGCAGTCTTCTATGGCTGCTTCCAACAGGATAATGTCCCaaactcagatcatctcaaactgttttCTTGAACATTACAGTGGGTTCAGTGTATTCAAACAACCTCCACAGTCACAATAGTGcacttttgggatgtggtgggaCCATAGATTCACATCATTGGTGTGTAGTGGACAGATCTGCAGCATCTGTGTTACCAGAATCtctgaatgtttccagcaccttgttgaaccTATGCAACAAATAATTAAGGTAGTTCTAAAAGCAAAGGGGGTCCACTACAGTATTAGCAGAcatgtgcatgtgttttgttttgttttttaaatttttcgaGTTTTGTTTCAGCTGGAGGACGTTTGTGGGGTTTTCATAGAACAAACATGATCTGCTTGCAGTAATCAAAGTTTTCAAAATGGCTGTAAGCTTCTTTACTAGCTTACAGTATGGTCTTTGCATATGACCAAGTGAGCTGTTTTAAATGTGAAATTCTATGTGGAATTTGAAATACCAACAGACGCAAGTATTTTCATGCAACATAAAATATTAatggatatttttttaaacgttATCATAGTTTAGCACTCAAAATTTGGATTTATCTGGACAGCGAGCATTTTACAACAATTACAAAACTGTATTCCTTCGACTATCATGCTGGGTTAAGGTTAGCAGTTTGTGGCTGTAGCGCAGGAGGCAGAGTAGGTCATCTATGTTGTATGTTTTTTATCCTGTTTCCCATTTCTCTCCCCAACaagtcatggcagatggccccgcccctccctgagcctggttctgtaggaggtttcagaatcagaatcagaatcagaatactttattaatcccgaggaaaattagggttacagcaggcagcacgctaatggcgcatgcgcacttacaaaggaaccttctgaccaactttacacaaacatcacattggggagacatgtcagaaaggtaggctgataggaaaaaacaacgaaaatacactacatgaggtaaaaggaggagaaaaaaaaactccactcagactgagctcctagtgggagaacagtttgataacagaaaaaacacctcagcacaaaagcacatgactatcaatacaccatagaaacacaagacaagcaacaggggcgggtaaagggtaagagagagccggtgtagacagcgcatccggtcctgcagcatgtctgcgctggtccagttgactgccatcttccccggtagggcacaagattcgaaggcgtttggaaacgGAGGGGGGatcagtgtgtgcatatcagtgtaagtgtatgtgtgtgcgtgtccatagtttagctgagacagtgtccttcggcctatcaggctaagtaaacagtcctccagccaatccaggtgtccttGCATGGGACGGGAAGAGTAGCCGTAACACAggcctgttaaaagggagtttttccttcccactgtcaccaaagcacttgctcatagggggtcatatgatttttgatataccttacaatataaagtgccttgaggcgactgttttCGTGATTTggggctatataaataaaatttaacggAATTGAAAATCTACTTATTGGAGGATTgttggttcaatccctggctccccctagtctgcatgccaaatatccttgggcaaactattaaccccaagttgctctctgatgcatccatcagagtgtgaatgctAGTTAGTAAGCACTTAAAATCATAGAAGAAAGTGCTGcttgtgaatgggtgaatgttaTGTTGTGGCAGGGATTTGTCCACCAGGGGGCAACAGTTGTTGGAGAGTTTTCAGGGTGTGTGGCGCATGCCCCGGTTctcttacagtttttgcccgttgcttgaacactataaacccatgctcagactaaagtaacacaacgtgaagcttttgttaccatacctcaaacacatgtacccataccttaaacaaaagcgCTGCTTTGCACCCCAGTACCAATTATGCAACACTCCTACCCCTTTATGCAACACACCTACCcctttatgcaacacacatggtcctgcatgctacactctatttcatacataagacacttcgctcacaaaatgaaatctcagggtgccatttggaaaacacatgtatccaaaatacaaaacacatcggataattgcaaccactcaaatacaaacctgaaggcacttacttgcaaaaccgaacaccaattagccaactacaaaaagccctcagcgtagccatttcaagaactttgcaagcatggatggagggagagcaagaggaagaggaagaggtagaggaggaggaggaagaggaggagaaggccGAAGAGGCCATGAACggacccatatttctgatgaaataagagcaactttggtggaccatgtcatcaaccatggcctgactatgagggaagctgggcagagagtccacccacatctaagccgcttcacagtggcatctgtaataCGAACATTCCGACTAGAAAACAGGTATGTCTTCACCTCCATACCTTCTtctcccccagggatcaataaagtattctgattctgattctgattctctaCTCAGATGGTTTCATAGCACTGTTCTACAGTATATCACATTACCATATCAAGTGTACGGGGTGCTAatgctccttttgcagccaaagtggcTGATTCcttatattgaagtacagtgttgtacagtggatgacacagtacatacagtaaagtactgtatgaaaaataagcaaaccgatgacaatatgtggttgtattCCTCCAGAATGACCCGAAGACCTTCTGGGGGAGGACGGcaacgcctgttcacacaacagcaggaacttgccgttgtggacctagtgagggcagacaatgccatccgtctccaccagctacgacggaaaatacttgcagacaggcgagtgttcagcaacataaaccatgtgagcatcaccaccatcagacgcaTCTTGGGTAAACTCATcatcaccatgaagcagctctacagagtcccattcgagaggaacagtgacagggtcaaaggacttcgagctgaatatgtacGGGTACGTGTAACTGTCCCTTACATTTACAATAGAGTATTGGTGAAGTCCAGTAgcagctgaatatgtaccatatcagtaccacatggatctattctgagagctacacaggtacctgtgtgatggggtgagggtgctgtatgtgtagcactgtagtacagtgacatgttcccctttttttcagagaatctcggccatggatggagctgcacagcctcatgaatacattttcattgatgaagctggattCGACCTGAGCAAAACAAGACGACGGGGTCGTAATGTAATTGGCCAAAGGGCAATTGTGCACGTCCCAGGGCAGCGCGGGGGAAACATCACATTATGTGCCGCCATATGCCTTCGAGGGCTTCTGCACCATCATGCAATACTAGGTCCATACAATAGCCAAcacatactcacatttctagatgctctccatgatatagttgtacagaacagagcagATCAGCCCAGGTTTGTGGTGATATGGGATAATGTCAGTTTCCATCGGGCTGCTCTGGTCCAGGCCTGGTTCTCCAACCACAATCAATTTGAAGTGGTATGCTTGCCCCCTtactcaccatttttaaacCCTATTGAGGATTTTTTTAGGCTTGGAGATGACGTGTATATGACCGCCAACCACATGCCCGCatgcctcttctgcaggcaatggaacaggcctgcggcgacattcaggtgacagcaaTCCATGGATGGTTTCGACATGCAAGAGGGTATTTTCCCCGGTGCCTAGCGGGAGAGGACACTGCTTgcgatgttgatgaggtcctgtggccagaccccaacagacggcgggatccatgagcccacttatgcacaattgtcatggttttttgtgtttacagtatagtgttttttctattgcagtattattgtgttgtggttttttttttttttgctttatctgaattCATGGTACTGCGATGTACACTATTGAGTAGGTCTATTTGCG
Above is a genomic segment from Maylandia zebra isolate NMK-2024a linkage group LG8, Mzebra_GT3a, whole genome shotgun sequence containing:
- the LOC143419991 gene encoding uncharacterized protein LOC143419991; this translates as MDGGRARGRGRGRGGGGRGGEGRRGHERTHISDEIRATLVDHVINHGLTMREAGQRVHPHLSRFTVASVIRTFRLENRMTRRPSGGGRQRLFTQQQELAVVDLVRADNAIRLHQLRRKILADRRVFSNINHVSITTIRRILGKLIITMKQLYRVPFERNSDRVKGLRAEYVRRISAMDGAAQPHEYIFIDEAGFDLSKTRRRGRNVIGQRAIVHVPGQRGGNITLCAAICLRGLLHHHAILGPYNSQHILTFLDALHDIVVQNRADQPRFVVIWDNVSFHRAALVQAWFSNHNQFEVVCLPPYSPFLNPIEDFFRLGDDVYMTANHMPACLFCRVLAQ